From the genome of Deltaproteobacteria bacterium:
CCTTAACCGCAGAATTAATGGACCCGTAGGCCGTCATAATGATCACCGGAGCGGGGAGACCGGAATCGGACAGGTTTTCGAGCACCTCTAGCCCATCCATGCCCGGCATTCGGAGATCAAGAAGGATCAGGTCCAGGGCTTCGGAGGCAACCAAATCCAGGGCCTCCTCGCCCGTGCCTGCTTCAAGGATTGCAAAACCAGCCTCCTCCAAGTGGGCTTTGAGCATGAGCCGATGAGCTGGCTCGTCATCCACCACCATGATACGCTTTTGATTCATGCTTTCTCCATGCTTCTCTTTTTTAAGGCCGGGGAAAGTGCAGTGAAAAAACGGCCCCATGACCGGCCTGGCCGCCCACGACCACCCGCCCGCCATGAATTTCCATGATTCGGGCCACCTGAGCCAGGCCCAGCCCTGTTCCCTGGTCCTTGGTAGTGTAAAAGGGATCAAAAAGCCGGGAGCGGTCGTCGAGGTCAATGCCAGGCCCGGTATCTTCAATCTTGACTAGCGCAAAGCCTGTTTCAAAATAGCTGGTGACCTTGAGCAGGCCGCCGTGAGGCATGGCCTCGATCCCGTTGAGCAGTATATTGAGAACGGCCTGAATAACCTGATCCCGGTCGGCATTAGCGATTAAAGGATCCTGAGTCAGGTTCTCTACTATACTCACCCCTTGATGTCTCGCATCGTCGCTTACCAGGCCCAGGGTGTATTTCACCACTTCGTTGAGGTCTGTGGGCTTGAGGTCAGGTTCGCGAGGCCGCGCGAAATCGAGCAGACTGTTCATGACCCGGTTAAGCCGGTCAATCTCAAAGACCATCACCTTGAGGTATTCAGCCTCCCGGCTGGTTTCGTCCAGGTCCCGGGCCAGAAACCGAGCCAGCCCGCGCATGGAACTCAAAGGATTCCGGACCTCATGAGCCATGCCTGCGGCCAGACGGCCCATCGCGGCCAGTTTCTCGCTCTGACGCACCTGCTCCTCCAGGTCTTTGATCTGGCTGAGATCACGCAGAATGAAGACAGCGCCCGAGCCTTGCCGACCCTCAGCTCCCGAAGGCACCGCCGCGACACTGACAGCCAGAGGTATGGACCGGCCGTCTTTAGTGGAGACTTCAAACTCCTGGTCGAGCACTGACCTGCCCTGGGCCAGGCGAGGCAGAAACTCCTCGGCCAGGGCCTTAATCACCGGCTGATCGGCCAAGCGCTTTTCATCTGCATCTCCCCAGGCAAAAATTTCGCGGGCAGCTCGATTGATCATGACCAGTTCTTCGTGGGGGTTAAAAGTTATCAGACCGTTGGGCATGTTATCCACGATACCGGCCGTATAGGTGCTCAGATTGGACAGTGTCCGGTCAATGGTGCGATAGTTCTGAAGAATAAAAATTAAATAAATAGCCCCGAAGCCAACTAAAAAAAGCAGTCCGCCCATGATCAAGGCGCGGTGAAACTGATCTTGCCGGCTCGAGATATAGGCGTCGGTTTTTAGGCCAATCAGAATAACCCGAGGCTCCAAAAACTCAAACAGCCCTTCAGGCCGATTCCTCATGATGCCCGGTTTATGCTCCCTCATCCCCGGCCTGTGCGTCATCCCCGGCCTTCTGAACTCAAGCGGCTTGAGGCGCCGTCCGGAAAGATAAAGGTTCCCATCCTGAAACCAGCTCACGATGCGATCGGTCCTGAGCGGACTGGTAATTTGATGATAATTTTCGAGAACCCGCCCGGTAAGCTCAGGGTTGGAGTGAGCCAGAACGACTCCCCGATTATTGAGGAGGGTGATAAAGGCCACATCACTGCTCTGGGACATCTCATGGATAAGTCCCTGCAGGGATTCCGGCCGCCAGGTCCAGAAGCGCCACCCGGTCCTGAGACCGGCGGCCAGACCGGAGACAACGGCTGTGCCTTGAGCGGCCAGGATGCGCTCGGCTTGCTTTCCCGCCCGATCCAGATTGAGATAGGTCGTAACGGCCAGGACCGCTAAAAGCACCATCGCGGCGGCCAGAAGGCCAATTACCGGCAGAAAGAGGGTCTTGGCAGCAAACCGAGGCAATCAACTGGCCTCATATCCGGCTGCCTTGACCGCGGCCACCAGATCCTCGCGATTAACCTTGTCTTTTTCTAGGTTAACAACTGCCTTTTGAGCCTGGTGATCAGCGATGGCCTTTTTAACACCCTCAACATTGAGAAGGGCCTCCTTCACACGGGCTTCACAATGGCCGCAGGTCATCCCGGTGACTTTAAGCTCGATCTTTTCGCTTCTGCTAAAAATTCCCATATTCTCTGCCTTTGGTGGCTGTTGAATAGTAATTATAAAAGAATATCCTAAACTTGGCCAGAGGGGAAACAAGATTTAGATCACCCAGGGTCTATTTAATATAAGGCAAAATGTGGACCACAACCAGTCAGCAGGTCGGTTTGCCTGTCTAACATATTGAAAAAACAGCATTTAACTATCTGGGATGTAAGGAAAATTTGGATTATGGAT
Proteins encoded in this window:
- a CDS encoding PAS domain S-box protein: MPRFAAKTLFLPVIGLLAAAMVLLAVLAVTTYLNLDRAGKQAERILAAQGTAVVSGLAAGLRTGWRFWTWRPESLQGLIHEMSQSSDVAFITLLNNRGVVLAHSNPELTGRVLENYHQITSPLRTDRIVSWFQDGNLYLSGRRLKPLEFRRPGMTHRPGMREHKPGIMRNRPEGLFEFLEPRVILIGLKTDAYISSRQDQFHRALIMGGLLFLVGFGAIYLIFILQNYRTIDRTLSNLSTYTAGIVDNMPNGLITFNPHEELVMINRAAREIFAWGDADEKRLADQPVIKALAEEFLPRLAQGRSVLDQEFEVSTKDGRSIPLAVSVAAVPSGAEGRQGSGAVFILRDLSQIKDLEEQVRQSEKLAAMGRLAAGMAHEVRNPLSSMRGLARFLARDLDETSREAEYLKVMVFEIDRLNRVMNSLLDFARPREPDLKPTDLNEVVKYTLGLVSDDARHQGVSIVENLTQDPLIANADRDQVIQAVLNILLNGIEAMPHGGLLKVTSYFETGFALVKIEDTGPGIDLDDRSRLFDPFYTTKDQGTGLGLAQVARIMEIHGGRVVVGGQAGHGAVFSLHFPRP
- a CDS encoding cation transporter; the protein is MGIFSRSEKIELKVTGMTCGHCEARVKEALLNVEGVKKAIADHQAQKAVVNLEKDKVNREDLVAAVKAAGYEAS